TTGTTCTCAAGTTACGTCTCAACCTCACGGTATTTGCGTCTAAATCGTTGGTAACAGGTTGAACTTCATTAGCATAAGGGCTATAATAAGGTGCCTATTATGGTCAGTACCACCACAAATTCTCAGTTGAAACTTCGAGCCAAGCGGGCCACGCTCGTATTAGTCGTGGCGGCCGTTGGGGTGGCCTTGTTGTTGGCCCAATTACAACTCCCACCAATCAGGGCGGCCTCAATTTCTGAGCTGCAGCAGCAGGTCAACCAACTGGAACAGGAAATCGCCGCCAATAATAACCAGCTGTCTGATGTCCAGCGTCGCCGTAAGACGCTAGAAGGAGAGGTCTATGCTCTTGATTTGGAAATCGGAAATACCAATAAGAAGATCGAGGTAACTAACAAGAAAATTAAAAAACTTGAGTTAGAGATCGCCCTAACCGAAGCCGAACTTGAGAAACAAAATAACGTTTTAGCAGAGGCCCTAAGAGAACTTTATAAACGGGGGAGTATTACCACAATTGAGCTGCTAGCCAGCAGCGACAGCTATAGCGACTTTATCAGCTCCCAGGAGTATCTCAGCCGTCTTAAGGCGGCCATACAAGAGTCGGTTGAAAAGGTTAAAGCCTTAAAACAAGAACTCGAGGATAACCGCGACAAACAACAAAATTTGGCCGAGGAACTGGAGGGGCAGAAGAGGATACTCGATATCAAGCGCCAAGAACGGGCCAATCTGCTGGCGGAAACCCGGGGCGAGGAATCGCTGTACCAGGCGCGTAATAGAAAACTACAAGATAAGCAGGCCCAGCTCCTGGCCGAAATCGTGTCTCGCAGCCAGGTTATCACTGGCGTTGGCACCGGTTCGTACCCCTGGGCCAACTACCGTGAAAATTCTTGGACCCACTGGGGATCATGTACCTACGGTGACGATATCGACCCCTGGGGTTATTGCTACCGCCAGTGCACTTCCTTCGCCGCTTGGCGGCTTTATTCCGAAGGTAAAAACGCGCCGCAGCTTTACGGTAATGCCACCAATTGGGGTTATGCCGCCCAAGCCAACGGTATTCCCACCGGAAGCCAGCCCCGCGTCGGCGCTATTGCCGTTTGGCAGGGTTTTGAGGGCCACGTGGCCTATGTCGAGGAAATCTACGGTAACGGGACCGTCAGAATCAGCGAGTATAATGCCGTTCCAGCCCTGCAGGGGCAGTATTCCCAGCGGATTATCAACGCCGGCGATCCCTCGGTCTACATCTACTTTTAGACCGGTTTAATAATTTTCAGGCTGACTTGTAGCCTCCCGCCATAGAGGCTATAATTTAGCCGGCAAATGTCCATCACCAAAATAAATATTTACCATGTCTTGAAGGTTCTCGTCGCCGGTTGGTTGGCTGGCAGCTTAGTGTTGAGTTCGATCGGACAGCCGATCAATGCCGAGTCAGCAGCGTCATTACAGGCACAAATTAACCAACTTCAGCAAAAAATTGCCACGAGTCAAGATCATGCCGACAGCTTGCACGCCCAGGCCAACACGCTGAAAGCAAAAATTTCCCAAATCCAGGTCGAAATCGACGCCACCCAGAACCGGATTAATCTGACCGATCTCAAGATCAAAAAGCTCAACCATGAAATCACTGAAACAGAAACGGAATTGGAGTTTCAAAGAGGCATATTAGCAGAGAGCATCAAGGAGCTTTATAAGCGCGGCAACGTTACAACCATCGAACTGCTGGCCAGCAGCCACAGTTACAGCGATTTCATTTCTCAACAGGAGTACTTGTCCCGCATGAAAGCGGCGATTGAAGAATCGGCCGCCAAAGTCGAGCAGTTGAAGGAGCAATTGGAGACTGAGCGCGAGCAACAACAGGATTTACGCGATGAACTCGAAGGCCAGCGTCAGATATTGAACAATCAACGCGCCGAACAACAAGCTGTGCTGACGGCGACCGAAGGCCAGGAGGCCAAATACCAAGCGATATTAACCGGTCTAAAGAAGCAGCAAGCCGCCGCCGAGCGGGCGCTATCGGCCTTCATCGCCTCGGGTAATTTTGTAAATCTCGGCCCGATTTCGGCTGGCGGGGTCATTGGTACGGTGGGCAACACCGGATTTTCGACCGGGCCGCATTTGCACTTTGAAATCCGTAACCCCAATGGAACGGTAACTAACCCGCATCCATTTATAAATAGCGGTTGGCAATGGCCGGCACCGGGCTCGCCCGGACTGATATGGCAAGATTACGGCGTGCTTAGCGGGTGGTACGTTAATGGTTTTCACCCCGGTATTGATACCGGCTACGCTGGCGGCAGCGTAGTGGCGATGGCCGCCGGAACCATCATCGCGCGGGGTTGCTCGCAGGACTTTTTGGGCACGCCGGCCTACGGCTACATGGTCATGATTGACCACAGCAACGGCTTTAAAAGCCTCTATGCCCACATGTTGCCCCCGGCCGGCGGAGCATATTCCCACTGCAGCGGCTCGTACGGATTTTAAAGCCGCCCGACGGGTGACAATCGGGGCCGGTTTGCGTTAGACTAATTAGACGTGAAAACTAAATCTATACCACTGGGTGTGGCGGTTAGCGTGGGCCTGCTCTTAATAGTCAGCGGGTTCGTAGCCGGCAATCGGTGGTACGATATCGTTAATTTTATCGACGGCCAGCGGGGTGCCAACGAACAGCTACCGGATGATCTGGATTACAGCGAGGTCGAAGAGGTCTATGATTCGCTCAGGAGTAATTTTGACGGCCAGCTGGATATTGAAAAATTAATCGATGGGCTCAAAGCCGGTCTAGTTGAAGCCACCGGCGATCCATATACCGTTTATTTAACGCAGGAAGAGTCGAACGAGTTCCTAGACAGTTTAAACGGTACTTTTACCGGTATCGGGGCCGAGCTGGGGATCGACGACGACCAGCTGATAGTGGTAGCGCCGCTGGACGGCTTTCCGGCCGATAAAGCCGGTCTTCGGGCAAGAGACGTGGTGGTTAAGATAAACGGGGAAGATACCATCGGCATTAAAGTCGAGGAAGCCGTCAACAAAATCCGCGGGCCGCAAGGCACGGAGGTAACCCTGACCATCACTCGCGCTGGCCGGACGTTTGATCTGACCATCACCCGAGAAGAGATTACCGTTCCCAGCGTAACCAGCGAGATAAAAAACGGACTGGGTTATTTGCGGGTCAGCCGGTTTTCCGAAGACACCAATCAGCTAGCCCGGGCCGCCGCCAACCAATTTAGACAGTCCGGCGTGAAGGGCGTCATTTTAGATTTAAGAAATAACGGCGGCGGGTTCTTGAGCGGGGCGGTCGATCTGGCCGGGCTGTGGTTGGACGGCGATGTCGTTGTCCAGGAGCGGCGATCAGAGCAAGTAATCGATACGCTCGAGGCCGGCCATAACGCCATCTTAAACGGTATTCCGACCATAGTTTTGGTCAATGAGGGCAGCGCTAGCGCCAGCGAGATCGTGGCCGGTGCCCTCAAGGATCACGGCGCGGCCAGGTTGGTTGGCGTCACAACGTTTGGCAAGGGCAGCGTTCAGGAACTAGAAAAGCTTAAATCCGGCGGTACGCTCAAAGTTACCATCGCCCGCTGGTACACGCCTAACGGCCACAACATCGACAATCAGGGCATTGGGCCGGATATCGAGGTAAAGCCAAGTAATAAAAACATCGAGGACGGCAATGACGTCCAGCGAGCTCGGGCAGAAAAAGAGCTGGCTAACTAGCTTTAATGACACCGGCTGATGTAAGATAGGTTTGTTAACGAGAACTGAGGGGGAGTGAAGCCTGCGGCTAAGCAGACTAAGTACATATTTGTAACCGGCGGTGTGTTATCAGGACTAGGCAAAGGGATTACCGCCGCTTCATTGGGAGCCCTCTTAAAAAGCCGACAACTCAAAGTAAATATCCAAAAATGCGACCCCTACTTAAACGTTGATGCCGGAACTTTAAACCCGGCCGAGCACGGCGAATGCTTTGTGACCAAAGACGGCGCCGAGACCGATCTTGATCTTGGCCACTACGAACGGTTTTTAGACGTCGAACTTACCCAAGCCAGTTCGTTGATGAGCGGGCGGGTACTCAATCAGGTAATAAGCGACGAACGAGCCGGCCGGTACCTCGGTAAAACCGTCCAAATAATCCCGCACGTGACTGATGTTATCCAGGCTAATATTCAGGCCGCGGCCGAAGGTTTCGACGTGCATATCGTGGAAGTCGGCGGCACCGTCGGGGACTACGAGGGGCTTAGTTTTTTAGAGGCTATTAGGGAACTTGCCTTAAGAGTCGGCCGGGAAAATTGTCTGTACGTACACGTTGTCTACCTGCCTTTTTTGGGCGCCAGCAAAGAAGTTAAGACCAAACCAGCCCAAAACGCCACGCGTGAGCTCAGAGGCATAGGCATCGTGCCGGACGTATTGGTCGCTCGCAGCGAGCAGCCGGCGCCAAAAAGTGTCATCGCTAAACTTAGTCTGTTCAGCGGGGTCGAACCAGCGGCCATCGCGCTATTGCCCAACGCCCGAACGGTTTATGAAGTACCGCTGACGCTCGAGGCCAGCGGGCTGGACAAATACTTAATCGATAAGCTCGGGTTGGACCAGGCCAAAAGAGTCGAGTTAAGAGCTTGGCGATCTGTGGTCAAACAAGCCACCAGCCAGCACAAGCGCAGCATCAGCGTTGGTGTGGTCGCCAAATATCTCGACAACGAGGATACCTATATGTCGGTTTTTGAGGCTTTAAAAAGCGCGGCCTATAAACACAATACGGGAATTAATATCGTTTGGATTGACGCCGAGAAACTGGCCAGCGGGCCGTTGCCCCACTCGCTGCGCGAGGTCGACGGTATTTTGGTTCCCGGCGGCTTTGGCCAAAGAGGACTAGAGGGCAAGATCCGAGCAGCCGGTTATGCCATCAAACACAAGGTTCCTTACCTGGGGCTTTGCCTAGGTCTTCAGATGGCGGTAATTGCCGTGGCCCGGCAAGCCGGATTAAAACAGGCCAACACCCTGGAGCTGGATGAAAACTCGCCCGATCCGGTAATCCACACCATGCCCGGCCAAAAAGAGCTGTGGGGCACCGGCGGCTCCATGCGGCTAGGCAACTATCCTTGCATGCTGGCCCGCGGCTCGTTGGCCCGGGCGGTTTACGGACGGGCCAAGATAGTCGAGCGCCACCGTCACCGGTACGAAGTCAACAATACTTACCGGCCGGTATTAACCAAGGCCGGTATGGTTTTAAGCGGCTTGTCGCCCGACGGCCAACTGATAGAGATCGTAGAAATGGCCAACCATCCGTTTTTTCTAGCCAGCCAATTTCACCCGGAGTTCAAATCCCGGCCAAACCGGCCGCATCCGATGTTTGACGGCTTTATGGCGGCGCTGACGCGTTAAGATTTGTTAATTATCAAATATCGTAGGCCGTTGATATATCATTTATCATTTAGCAATAAATTAACCGGCTAACCACCTTTTTTGGATAGTGCGTTTAGCTTTTAATTTATGACATTTGCTAAATGCCAAATCTTTGGTATTTGATACACAAAATATCTTAATTTAGCCACCGGCCATCTTATTGCCAAAGCATTCTAAGTAAAGTACGATAACAAGCATTAAGAGAATAAAATGACCGACGAGAAAAAGAAAATATTGCTGGTCGAAGACGATGAGACCCTAGCCGGAGTCTACATTGAGCGTCTGGAAGCCGAGGGTTTTGATGTCCTCCATGTCGATAACGGCGAAAAAGCCTTATCTAACGCGCTCGAATACAAGCCCGACCTGATTCTGCTCGATATTATGATGCCCAAAATCAGCGGTTTTGACGTACTCGATATTTTGCGCAACACGCCAGAAACTACCAATGTCCGAATTGTCATGTTGACCGCTCTGGGCCAGCCCAAAGACAAAGAGCGGGCCGAGCAGCTGGGCGTGGACGATTATCTGGTTAAGTCCCAAGTTGTTATCGCCGACGTGATTGCCCGGATCAAGTATCACCTTGGTGTTACTTAAGGTGGGGGACACCCCTCCTTAGACTCGCTTCGCTCGTGATTCTCCCCCGAAGAGGTATGCAAAAACTCGAAATGAATTCGTAGTTTTTGCATTATTCTTTTTGGCTCCTGACGCTGGCATCCGTCACTTCGCTGGCAGTAATTAAATGAAAAATGTGAAATGTGAAATGAGAATTGGCTTATAGCCTGTGCGCTATAATCCTTATATGCTCAAAAATGCTTCACTGTCGTTTATCGGATTCCTCCAAGCCACCACGCTACTACTATACGTCATG
The Candidatus Saccharimonadales bacterium DNA segment above includes these coding regions:
- a CDS encoding CHAP domain-containing protein; protein product: MVSTTTNSQLKLRAKRATLVLVVAAVGVALLLAQLQLPPIRAASISELQQQVNQLEQEIAANNNQLSDVQRRRKTLEGEVYALDLEIGNTNKKIEVTNKKIKKLELEIALTEAELEKQNNVLAEALRELYKRGSITTIELLASSDSYSDFISSQEYLSRLKAAIQESVEKVKALKQELEDNRDKQQNLAEELEGQKRILDIKRQERANLLAETRGEESLYQARNRKLQDKQAQLLAEIVSRSQVITGVGTGSYPWANYRENSWTHWGSCTYGDDIDPWGYCYRQCTSFAAWRLYSEGKNAPQLYGNATNWGYAAQANGIPTGSQPRVGAIAVWQGFEGHVAYVEEIYGNGTVRISEYNAVPALQGQYSQRIINAGDPSVYIYF
- a CDS encoding peptidoglycan DD-metalloendopeptidase family protein is translated as MSITKINIYHVLKVLVAGWLAGSLVLSSIGQPINAESAASLQAQINQLQQKIATSQDHADSLHAQANTLKAKISQIQVEIDATQNRINLTDLKIKKLNHEITETETELEFQRGILAESIKELYKRGNVTTIELLASSHSYSDFISQQEYLSRMKAAIEESAAKVEQLKEQLETEREQQQDLRDELEGQRQILNNQRAEQQAVLTATEGQEAKYQAILTGLKKQQAAAERALSAFIASGNFVNLGPISAGGVIGTVGNTGFSTGPHLHFEIRNPNGTVTNPHPFINSGWQWPAPGSPGLIWQDYGVLSGWYVNGFHPGIDTGYAGGSVVAMAAGTIIARGCSQDFLGTPAYGYMVMIDHSNGFKSLYAHMLPPAGGAYSHCSGSYGF
- a CDS encoding S41 family peptidase, translating into MKTKSIPLGVAVSVGLLLIVSGFVAGNRWYDIVNFIDGQRGANEQLPDDLDYSEVEEVYDSLRSNFDGQLDIEKLIDGLKAGLVEATGDPYTVYLTQEESNEFLDSLNGTFTGIGAELGIDDDQLIVVAPLDGFPADKAGLRARDVVVKINGEDTIGIKVEEAVNKIRGPQGTEVTLTITRAGRTFDLTITREEITVPSVTSEIKNGLGYLRVSRFSEDTNQLARAAANQFRQSGVKGVILDLRNNGGGFLSGAVDLAGLWLDGDVVVQERRSEQVIDTLEAGHNAILNGIPTIVLVNEGSASASEIVAGALKDHGAARLVGVTTFGKGSVQELEKLKSGGTLKVTIARWYTPNGHNIDNQGIGPDIEVKPSNKNIEDGNDVQRARAEKELAN
- a CDS encoding CTP synthase yields the protein MKPAAKQTKYIFVTGGVLSGLGKGITAASLGALLKSRQLKVNIQKCDPYLNVDAGTLNPAEHGECFVTKDGAETDLDLGHYERFLDVELTQASSLMSGRVLNQVISDERAGRYLGKTVQIIPHVTDVIQANIQAAAEGFDVHIVEVGGTVGDYEGLSFLEAIRELALRVGRENCLYVHVVYLPFLGASKEVKTKPAQNATRELRGIGIVPDVLVARSEQPAPKSVIAKLSLFSGVEPAAIALLPNARTVYEVPLTLEASGLDKYLIDKLGLDQAKRVELRAWRSVVKQATSQHKRSISVGVVAKYLDNEDTYMSVFEALKSAAYKHNTGINIVWIDAEKLASGPLPHSLREVDGILVPGGFGQRGLEGKIRAAGYAIKHKVPYLGLCLGLQMAVIAVARQAGLKQANTLELDENSPDPVIHTMPGQKELWGTGGSMRLGNYPCMLARGSLARAVYGRAKIVERHRHRYEVNNTYRPVLTKAGMVLSGLSPDGQLIEIVEMANHPFFLASQFHPEFKSRPNRPHPMFDGFMAALTR
- a CDS encoding response regulator; this translates as MTDEKKKILLVEDDETLAGVYIERLEAEGFDVLHVDNGEKALSNALEYKPDLILLDIMMPKISGFDVLDILRNTPETTNVRIVMLTALGQPKDKERAEQLGVDDYLVKSQVVIADVIARIKYHLGVT